A genomic stretch from Chloroflexota bacterium includes:
- the gatC gene encoding Asp-tRNA(Asn)/Glu-tRNA(Gln) amidotransferase subunit GatC, protein MISRSDVEHVASLARLGLTDEEIERLVPQLSRILEAVGTLSAVDTSSVGPTAQVIALENVMRDDVARPGMSREVALAEAPIREGGLLRVPVVLEEGR, encoded by the coding sequence ATGATCAGCCGATCCGATGTCGAGCATGTCGCCAGCCTCGCGCGGCTGGGCCTGACCGATGAAGAGATCGAGCGGCTCGTGCCACAGTTGAGCCGGATCCTGGAGGCGGTGGGCACGCTGTCGGCCGTCGACACGAGCTCGGTGGGACCAACCGCGCAGGTGATCGCGCTCGAGAACGTGATGCGCGACGACGTTGCCCGGCCGGGCATGAGCCGCGAGGTGGCGCTGGCCGAGGCCCCGATCCGCGAGGGCGGCCTGCTGCGCGTCCCGGTCGTGCTCGAGGAGGGGCGCTAG
- the gatA gene encoding Asp-tRNA(Asn)/Glu-tRNA(Gln) amidotransferase subunit GatA has protein sequence MPGTLPLADRTIAEVGELLRRREVSSRDLTEACLGRIARDGERLNTFLAVGEERALATADDADATFKAGEGADRPLLGIPYALKDIFVTRALDDDGQPNGGLPTTAGSRILKGYRCAYASDAEERLSNAGAVLLGKTNLDEFAMGSSNENSAYGPVHNPWDDSTVPGGSSGGSAAAVASGQAFFATGTDTGGSIRQPASLSGIVGFKPTYGLVSRYGMVAFASSLDQCGPLVRSVADAAAVLQALAGHDPRDSTSVDIPVPDYASALTGEVRGLRLGVPREYFVAGMEPGVEAAVRSAIGVLEGLGAEIVEVSLPSTDHGLATYYIITPAEASANLARYDGIRYGLSAGEDDLLENYLRTRGSGFGPEVKRRIILGTYALSAGYYDAYYVKAQQVRTLIKAEFDSVLSKVDALLAPTSPSVAFKIGAKTDDPLLMYLNDACTLPVNIAGLPGISVPCGLSDGLPVGFQVIGRAFDESTVLRVADAYQRAAGFADLRPPTAHD, from the coding sequence ATGCCAGGCACGCTCCCGCTCGCCGACCGCACCATCGCCGAGGTCGGAGAGCTGCTTCGCCGACGCGAGGTCAGCTCCCGCGACCTGACGGAGGCCTGCCTGGGACGCATCGCCCGCGACGGTGAGCGGCTCAACACCTTCCTGGCCGTTGGCGAGGAGCGCGCGCTGGCCACGGCGGACGATGCGGACGCCACATTCAAGGCCGGCGAGGGAGCGGACAGGCCCCTCCTCGGCATCCCGTACGCGCTCAAGGACATCTTCGTCACTCGCGCCCTGGACGACGACGGGCAGCCGAACGGCGGCCTGCCGACCACGGCCGGCTCGCGCATCCTGAAGGGCTATCGCTGCGCCTATGCCTCGGACGCGGAGGAGCGGCTGAGCAACGCGGGTGCCGTCCTGCTCGGCAAGACCAACCTCGACGAGTTCGCGATGGGCTCGTCCAACGAAAACAGCGCCTACGGCCCGGTCCACAACCCGTGGGACGACAGCACGGTGCCGGGCGGCAGCAGCGGTGGGTCGGCCGCGGCGGTGGCATCGGGGCAGGCCTTCTTCGCAACCGGGACCGATACCGGCGGCAGCATCCGGCAGCCAGCCTCGCTCTCGGGGATCGTGGGATTCAAGCCGACCTACGGGCTGGTGAGCCGATATGGGATGGTCGCCTTCGCCTCGTCGCTCGACCAGTGCGGCCCGCTGGTGCGCTCCGTCGCAGACGCGGCCGCGGTCCTCCAGGCGCTGGCGGGGCACGATCCACGCGACTCGACCAGCGTCGACATCCCGGTGCCCGACTATGCCTCGGCGCTGACCGGCGAGGTGCGCGGGCTGCGGCTGGGCGTCCCGCGCGAGTACTTCGTGGCGGGGATGGAGCCGGGGGTCGAGGCGGCGGTGCGCTCCGCCATCGGCGTCCTTGAAGGGCTAGGCGCCGAGATCGTCGAGGTCTCGCTGCCCTCCACCGACCACGGCCTGGCCACCTACTACATCATCACCCCGGCCGAGGCGAGCGCGAACCTGGCCCGATACGACGGCATCCGCTACGGCCTCTCCGCCGGCGAGGACGATCTGCTCGAGAACTACCTGCGCACGCGCGGCTCCGGCTTCGGTCCGGAGGTCAAGCGCCGGATCATCCTGGGCACCTACGCGCTTTCGGCCGGCTACTACGACGCCTACTACGTCAAGGCCCAGCAGGTGCGCACCCTGATCAAGGCCGAGTTCGACAGCGTCCTCTCCAAAGTCGACGCGCTGCTGGCGCCGACCTCGCCGTCGGTCGCGTTCAAGATCGGCGCCAAGACCGATGACCCGTTGCTGATGTACCTCAACGACGCGTGCACGCTGCCGGTCAACATCGCCGGGCTGCCGGGGATATCGGTCCCATGCGGGCTGTCAGATGGGCTGCCGGTGGGGTTTCAGGTGATCGGGCGGGCCTTCGACGAGTCGACGGTGCTGCGCGTGGCCGATGCCTACCAGCGCGCCGCCGGCTTCGCCGACCTCCGACCTCCAACTGCTCACGACTGA
- a CDS encoding alpha/beta fold hydrolase, with product MSDDPRAIAIPIPGGRIEALLLPGGPGVPLLVLGGVEIGLRPLTGSENAHVRRWERRTARRPVVVMGRPLPDDPADAARMLHPRAAAEAVARGLEALRDVVPPVAVEAESGGGRISLWLTVEHPELVARLVLSSVASETPPDSPMTVRMAQWLDLAERGQWADFFARLARQLKPAGSVPADAPAGVPAVSGAFQPHPSTPERFIGELRATLDPSSFVTDRLNEIRVPTLVLAGGKDQVVPLASTQLVAETIPGARLEVDPECGHTVRSSFRGYDQLVEAFLAEGDRPPT from the coding sequence ATGTCTGACGACCCGCGTGCCATCGCCATCCCGATACCCGGCGGGCGGATCGAGGCGCTGCTTCTGCCCGGCGGCCCCGGCGTGCCGCTGCTGGTACTCGGCGGGGTTGAGATCGGGCTGCGGCCCTTAACGGGATCCGAGAACGCCCACGTACGGCGGTGGGAGCGTCGAACGGCTCGCCGACCGGTGGTGGTCATGGGGCGCCCGCTGCCGGACGACCCGGCCGATGCCGCCCGAATGCTGCACCCACGGGCAGCGGCTGAGGCGGTTGCGCGCGGGCTGGAGGCGCTGCGCGACGTGGTGCCGCCGGTGGCGGTGGAGGCCGAATCAGGCGGGGGGCGCATCTCCCTGTGGCTGACGGTGGAGCATCCGGAGCTGGTGGCGCGCCTGGTCCTCTCCTCGGTTGCGTCGGAGACTCCTCCCGATTCGCCGATGACCGTGCGCATGGCCCAGTGGCTGGACCTCGCCGAGCGCGGGCAATGGGCCGATTTCTTCGCCCGGCTGGCCCGCCAGCTCAAGCCGGCAGGGAGCGTGCCCGCGGATGCTCCCGCGGGTGTCCCTGCGGTGAGCGGGGCGTTCCAGCCACACCCCTCCACCCCGGAGCGATTCATCGGGGAGCTGCGCGCCACACTCGACCCGAGCTCCTTCGTCACGGATCGGCTCAACGAGATCAGGGTCCCGACGCTGGTGCTGGCAGGCGGCAAGGACCAGGTGGTGCCATTGGCCTCGACGCAGCTGGTGGCCGAGACTATCCCCGGCGCGCGCCTCGAGGTCGATCCGGAGTGTGGGCACACCGTCCGCAGCTCATTCCGCGGCTACGACCAGCTGGTTGAGGCGTTCCTCGCTGAGGGCGACCGACCGCCGACCTAG
- a CDS encoding DUF1684 domain-containing protein has translation MESWRARRDERLRSPDGWLALVGLSWLTPGENHAGAHPSNDVILHGHEIPPRVGSLWLEDGRVRFVPHEGVSLPETMMLDDQVGDPTVLELGSLRFHVIRRGDRFGVRVRDEMAPALATFAGMPHFAVDPSWRVTGRLEAAPPDAMLEIVDITGAHSLEATPGSVAFEREGAMWRIAALPGDDSDGCLWLIFGDATNGTDTYGGGRFLSTEPVGEDGTVVVDFNLAYNPPCVFSPYATCPLPPPQNKLALRIGAGEKAWHAAE, from the coding sequence GTGGAATCGTGGCGCGCGAGACGCGACGAACGGCTGCGCAGCCCCGATGGTTGGCTGGCGCTGGTCGGGCTGTCCTGGCTGACGCCGGGGGAGAACCACGCCGGGGCGCACCCGTCCAACGATGTGATCCTGCACGGGCACGAGATTCCTCCGCGGGTCGGGTCGCTGTGGCTGGAGGACGGCCGAGTGCGTTTCGTGCCGCACGAGGGGGTATCTCTGCCCGAGACGATGATGCTGGACGACCAGGTGGGGGACCCGACGGTGCTGGAGCTCGGATCCCTGCGCTTCCACGTGATCAGGCGCGGCGACCGATTCGGCGTTCGGGTGCGTGACGAGATGGCTCCGGCGCTGGCGACATTCGCCGGCATGCCGCACTTCGCGGTTGATCCCAGCTGGCGCGTCACCGGTCGGCTGGAGGCCGCGCCACCGGACGCGATGCTCGAGATCGTGGACATCACCGGTGCGCACAGCCTGGAAGCGACGCCCGGATCAGTCGCCTTCGAACGTGAAGGGGCTATGTGGCGCATTGCAGCCCTGCCGGGCGACGATAGCGACGGCTGCCTGTGGCTGATCTTCGGCGACGCGACCAACGGGACCGATACTTACGGCGGTGGCCGCTTCCTCTCCACCGAGCCGGTTGGCGAGGATGGCACGGTGGTGGTCGACTTCAACCTGGCCTACAACCCGCCCTGCGTCTTCTCGCCGTATGCCACCTGTCCGCTCCCGCCGCCGCAGAACAAGCTCGCGCTGCGCATCGGGGCGGGGGAGAAGGCGTGGCACGCCGCTGAATGA